A portion of the Aquicoccus sp. G2-2 genome contains these proteins:
- the yaaA gene encoding peroxide stress protein YaaA, translated as MLIVVSPAKRLNENPEEQFALTEPVFQAQAEELAKVARRMSAGEIGKLMKISEPLSKLNHARYRDFGKMARGAAALMFDGDTYAGLEAKTLDPDEMGWAAEHLRILSGMYGILRPTDAIEPHRMEMGSRLKNRRGKSLYDFWGDRIAKALNEQAVEIGAQVLINCASEEYFGAVDHAALKLRVVTPVFMEAKPQGPKIVGFFAKKARGAMARFIIERRLEEVEALKSFDTGGYRFQPEMSEGDRLVFLREEAMAAAG; from the coding sequence ATGCTGATCGTAGTGTCACCGGCCAAGCGGTTGAATGAAAACCCAGAAGAACAATTTGCGCTGACCGAGCCGGTGTTTCAGGCGCAGGCGGAAGAACTGGCGAAAGTGGCACGCCGGATGAGTGCTGGAGAAATCGGCAAATTGATGAAGATCAGTGAACCGCTTTCGAAACTCAATCATGCGCGTTATCGCGATTTTGGAAAGATGGCGCGCGGTGCGGCAGCGTTGATGTTTGATGGCGATACCTATGCCGGGCTTGAGGCAAAAACGCTGGACCCTGACGAAATGGGATGGGCAGCAGAGCATTTGCGCATTCTTTCGGGTATGTATGGCATACTGCGCCCAACCGATGCGATCGAGCCACACCGGATGGAAATGGGCAGTCGGCTCAAAAACCGGCGTGGCAAATCGCTATATGATTTCTGGGGAGACCGGATTGCAAAAGCCCTTAATGAACAGGCGGTCGAGATCGGTGCGCAGGTATTGATCAATTGCGCCAGCGAGGAATATTTCGGTGCGGTGGACCATGCTGCGCTGAAACTCAGAGTGGTGACGCCGGTATTCATGGAAGCAAAGCCTCAAGGTCCGAAAATCGTGGGTTTCTTTGCCAAGAAAGCGCGCGGCGCGATGGCGCGTTTCATCATCGAGCGCCGACTTGAAGAGGTCGAGGCGCTCAAGAGCTTCGATACTGGCGGTTATCGATTCCAGCCAGAGATGTCGGAGGGGGATCGTCTGGTGTTTCTGCGCGAGGAAGCGATGGCGGCGGCGGGATGA
- the recQ gene encoding DNA helicase RecQ: MQSAATLLSDVFGFDAFRAGQEEIVSAVAGGRNVLAIMPTGGGKSLCFQLPALMRDGVTVVISPLIALMRDQVRFLRQAGVEAGALTSGNTQEETDAVWDGLERGVLKLLYIAPERLAAGSALGMLRRINVSLIAVDEAHCVSQWGHDFRPDYLRIGELRRALGVPLAAFTATADEETRGEIVNRLFDGQTPEVFLHGFDRPNIHLAFEPKNAPRKQILGFADARRGQSGIVYCGTRAKTEGLAQGLREDGHNACHYHGGMEADARRHVEHRFNTEDGLIVVATVAFGMGVDKPDIRWVAHADLPKSIEAYYQEIGRSGRDGAPAETLTLYGSDDIRLRRSQIDEGLAPAERKAADHGRLNALLGLAEAQVCRRMELLRYFGEESVPCGNCDICDTPVEVFDGTEPVRMALSAILRTGEYFGAGHLIDVLTGNETDKLRARGHAELPTFGVGKAYDRRVWQAIFRQMMGHDLCRPDAERHGALRMTPAAHPILRGEQSITLRRDVLKAPPRRPAVKELVSEEDAPLLSALKAKRRALAEAQSVPAYIIFNDRTLIEMAESRPGTLDDMARIGGVGAKKLERYGHEFLDVIAGEVQQMHPSRRKLAGREAGTLYDRLMGAQAALARGEAGGDKPMSCSASQLAKLAQLRPSDDTMLARILGERRAERFGAAFLEILREAG; this comes from the coding sequence ATGCAAAGCGCGGCCACGCTTCTGAGCGATGTTTTCGGTTTTGACGCTTTCCGTGCGGGGCAAGAGGAAATCGTTTCTGCTGTCGCAGGCGGGCGCAATGTGCTTGCCATCATGCCTACCGGCGGCGGTAAATCTCTGTGTTTCCAATTGCCTGCACTGATGCGCGACGGAGTGACGGTGGTTATTTCGCCGCTTATTGCGCTGATGCGTGACCAAGTGCGGTTTCTGCGCCAGGCGGGCGTAGAGGCGGGTGCGCTGACCTCGGGCAATACACAAGAAGAAACAGATGCCGTTTGGGACGGGCTGGAACGCGGTGTGCTGAAGCTGCTCTATATTGCGCCCGAACGGTTGGCAGCGGGCTCGGCGCTGGGAATGTTGCGGCGGATCAATGTTTCCCTGATTGCGGTGGATGAGGCGCATTGCGTGAGCCAGTGGGGCCATGATTTCAGGCCCGATTATCTTCGCATCGGGGAATTGCGCCGTGCGCTGGGCGTGCCATTGGCGGCCTTTACCGCAACGGCAGACGAGGAAACGCGCGGAGAAATCGTTAACCGGCTGTTTGACGGGCAAACACCGGAGGTGTTTCTGCACGGCTTTGATCGCCCCAATATTCATCTTGCCTTCGAGCCAAAAAATGCGCCACGCAAGCAGATCCTCGGTTTTGCAGACGCACGGCGCGGGCAATCGGGAATTGTTTACTGCGGAACACGGGCCAAAACCGAAGGGCTGGCGCAGGGACTGCGCGAGGATGGGCACAATGCCTGCCACTATCACGGCGGGATGGAAGCCGACGCACGCCGCCATGTCGAACATCGCTTCAACACCGAGGACGGGTTGATCGTGGTGGCAACGGTGGCCTTTGGCATGGGGGTGGACAAGCCCGATATCCGCTGGGTCGCGCATGCCGATTTGCCGAAAAGCATCGAGGCCTATTACCAAGAGATTGGCCGTTCTGGGCGTGACGGCGCACCAGCAGAGACGTTGACGCTATATGGCTCTGATGACATTCGCCTACGACGCTCACAGATTGATGAAGGTCTCGCCCCAGCAGAGCGCAAGGCGGCGGATCATGGCAGGCTGAACGCACTATTGGGGCTGGCCGAGGCGCAGGTTTGTCGGCGCATGGAATTGTTGCGCTATTTCGGGGAAGAAAGCGTGCCCTGCGGCAATTGCGATATATGCGATACGCCAGTTGAGGTGTTTGACGGGACTGAGCCGGTGCGCATGGCGCTTTCGGCAATTCTTCGCACCGGGGAGTATTTCGGGGCGGGGCATTTGATTGATGTGCTGACTGGCAACGAAACGGACAAGCTGCGGGCGCGCGGCCATGCCGAGTTGCCGACGTTCGGTGTCGGCAAAGCCTATGATCGCCGGGTCTGGCAGGCGATTTTCCGGCAAATGATGGGCCACGACCTGTGCCGCCCCGACGCCGAGCGCCACGGCGCGTTGCGAATGACGCCCGCCGCGCATCCGATTTTGCGCGGTGAGCAGAGCATCACCCTGCGCCGCGATGTGCTGAAGGCGCCGCCGCGGCGCCCGGCGGTGAAAGAGCTGGTGTCGGAAGAAGACGCGCCGTTGCTTTCGGCGCTGAAAGCAAAGCGGCGTGCATTGGCAGAAGCGCAATCGGTGCCAGCTTATATTATTTTCAATGATCGCACGCTGATTGAGATGGCGGAGAGCCGACCAGGTACGCTTGATGATATGGCGCGGATTGGCGGGGTTGGTGCGAAGAAGCTGGAACGCTATGGGCATGAGTTTCTTGATGTGATCGCGGGAGAGGTGCAGCAGATGCACCCTTCGCGGCGCAAACTTGCCGGGCGTGAGGCGGGTACGCTTTATGACAGGCTTATGGGCGCACAGGCGGCGTTGGCGCGCGGTGAGGCCGGGGGCGACAAACCGATGAGTTGTTCGGCATCGCAATTGGCGAAACTGGCGCAGTTGAGACCCTCCGACGATACGATGCTGGCGCGCATTCTGGGGGAGCGGCGGGCAGAGCGGTTCGGCGCGGCGTTTCTGGAAATCCTGCGTGAAGCGGGATAA
- a CDS encoding YggT family protein produces the protein MMAIYGPLALILNVAFYILLAHIVMSWLINFQVLNLHQQFVAQLWYGLNRIVEPIYQPIRRFLPDTRPLDLAPLVAFIAIISLRDFILPALLF, from the coding sequence ATGATGGCGATTTACGGGCCGTTGGCTTTGATCCTGAACGTCGCGTTTTATATCCTTCTGGCTCATATCGTGATGAGCTGGTTGATCAATTTTCAAGTACTGAACCTGCATCAACAATTCGTGGCGCAGCTTTGGTATGGGCTCAACCGTATTGTCGAGCCGATTTATCAGCCGATCCGGCGCTTCCTGCCTGACACCCGCCCGCTTGATCTTGCGCCACTGGTGGCGTTCATCGCGATCATTTCGCTAAGGGATTTCATTCTTCCTGCATTGTTGTTCTGA
- a CDS encoding esterase-like activity of phytase family protein, translated as MRWRPAVALMATLAFLVAFLAGFVAGSTGPDTGKMQFLGVYPWQGAGRHSGGFSSLEISADGTHFTTLSDRGYRLSGQFRRNPTTGRITAIISGPLTPLHTPDGAPLPASLSDSEGLAISANGETFVSFEGSARVWAYRSAEGVAHALPRHPDFARMQSNASLEALAIDARGWLYTLPERSGAMTRPFPLYRFRNGTWDKTLSVPRRDNFLPVGADFGPDGRLYLLERDFMGIGFRSRIRSFAVTPDSILDERTLLVSSLGWFSNLEGLAVWQDKKGRIRLSMIADDNFEFFLNTEIVEYALAK; from the coding sequence ATGCGCTGGCGTCCTGCGGTCGCGTTGATGGCGACACTGGCGTTTCTGGTGGCATTTCTGGCCGGTTTCGTGGCCGGCTCCACCGGGCCAGACACGGGTAAAATGCAATTCCTCGGGGTTTATCCCTGGCAAGGCGCGGGGCGCCATTCCGGTGGGTTCTCGTCGCTTGAAATCTCGGCTGACGGCACGCATTTCACCACCCTTTCGGATCGCGGGTATCGCCTCTCTGGACAATTCCGGCGCAACCCCACGACAGGCCGGATCACCGCAATCATATCTGGCCCTCTGACCCCTTTGCACACGCCGGACGGCGCCCCGCTTCCAGCGTCCCTCAGCGATTCCGAGGGCCTCGCCATCAGCGCGAACGGGGAAACCTTCGTCTCATTCGAAGGCTCGGCTCGGGTTTGGGCCTACCGCTCTGCCGAAGGCGTCGCCCATGCCCTTCCACGCCACCCGGATTTCGCGCGAATGCAATCCAACGCATCGCTCGAAGCCCTCGCCATCGACGCGCGCGGCTGGCTCTATACCCTGCCTGAACGCTCCGGCGCGATGACCCGCCCCTTCCCTCTCTACCGCTTTCGGAACGGCACATGGGACAAGACACTTTCAGTTCCGCGACGAGACAATTTCCTGCCGGTTGGCGCGGATTTCGGGCCGGATGGGCGGCTCTATCTGCTGGAACGCGATTTCATGGGCATCGGCTTTCGCAGCCGTATTCGCAGCTTTGCCGTCACGCCGGACAGTATCTTGGATGAGCGTACCTTGCTTGTCTCCTCGCTTGGCTGGTTCAGCAACCTCGAAGGGCTCGCCGTTTGGCAAGACAAAAAGGGGCGCATCCGCCTGTCGATGATTGCGGATGACAATTTTGAGTTCTTCCTCAACACCGAAATCGTCGAGTATGCGCTTGCCAAATAG
- a CDS encoding queuosine precursor transporter: protein MNRTHIFGILAMATIVVASNILVQFLVAGGLLTWGAFTYPFAFLVTDVMNRVYGSAAARRVVFAGFLTGIVCSLIGSQIMLEGDGYSYAAVPLRIALGSGTAFLVAQLTDVFVFNRFRGGRWWRAPLISTLAGSALDTALFFSIAFSATLSFGATADAAIAWGQGPAPLLTLGPQVPLWVSLALADWSVKLSLALIALVPFRIIVGSLRQRTT from the coding sequence ATGAATCGCACGCACATCTTCGGCATTCTTGCCATGGCGACTATCGTCGTGGCCTCGAATATTCTCGTTCAGTTTCTCGTCGCGGGCGGGCTGCTTACTTGGGGCGCATTCACCTATCCGTTCGCCTTTCTGGTCACGGATGTGATGAACCGCGTCTATGGATCGGCCGCCGCGCGCCGTGTCGTCTTTGCGGGATTTCTCACTGGGATCGTCTGCTCGCTCATCGGCTCGCAGATCATGCTTGAGGGGGACGGTTACAGCTACGCGGCCGTGCCGTTGCGCATCGCGCTTGGGTCCGGCACGGCGTTCTTGGTGGCGCAACTCACTGATGTATTTGTGTTTAACCGCTTTCGTGGTGGGCGCTGGTGGCGCGCGCCGCTGATCTCAACACTGGCCGGGTCGGCGCTTGATACCGCGCTTTTCTTCTCCATTGCGTTCTCCGCCACGCTGTCTTTCGGGGCCACTGCCGATGCAGCAATCGCATGGGGGCAAGGCCCGGCACCGCTGCTCACGCTGGGGCCACAAGTGCCGCTTTGGGTCTCTCTGGCGCTGGCCGATTGGTCGGTGAAGCTCAGCCTCGCGCTGATCGCGCTTGTGCCTTTCCGCATCATCGTGGGGTCTTTACGTCAGCGCACCACATGA
- the arfB gene encoding alternative ribosome rescue aminoacyl-tRNA hydrolase ArfB codes for MPLTITDDIQIADWELSESFTRASGPGGQNVNKVSTAVELRFEAARSPNLPGPVKARLRRLAGRRWTKEGALVIFCDETRHQARNRDIARERLVALIRAALVKPKRRVPTKPTRGSKERRLKAKKVRGEVKKLRGKLE; via the coding sequence ATGCCGTTAACCATTACAGATGACATTCAGATCGCCGATTGGGAGCTGAGCGAAAGCTTCACCCGTGCCTCCGGGCCGGGCGGGCAGAATGTGAACAAGGTGAGCACAGCCGTCGAACTTCGATTCGAGGCGGCCCGCTCACCCAACCTCCCCGGCCCGGTCAAGGCGCGGCTGCGCCGTCTGGCGGGGCGCCGCTGGACCAAGGAGGGCGCGCTGGTGATCTTCTGCGACGAAACCCGCCATCAGGCCCGCAACCGCGACATCGCCCGCGAAAGGCTAGTCGCGCTGATCCGCGCAGCACTGGTAAAGCCCAAACGGAGGGTGCCGACGAAACCAACGCGGGGATCGAAGGAGCGGCGGTTGAAGGCGAAGAAGGTGCGCGGAGAAGTGAAGAAGTTGCGGGGGAAGTTGGAGTAG